The following proteins come from a genomic window of Alnus glutinosa chromosome 10, dhAlnGlut1.1, whole genome shotgun sequence:
- the LOC133880500 gene encoding uncharacterized protein LOC133880500 has product MLIRIGVILLIGLVAWAYQATRPPPPSICGSPGRPPVTAPRIKLRDGRHQAYKDHGVSKEAANYNIIFIHGFGSCRHDPVITTNLPQEIVEELGLYIVSFDRPGYGESDPDPKRSAKSLALDVEELADQFGLGSKFYVIGFSMGGQVVWGCLKYIPHRLAGATLIAPVVNYWWKGFPANLSSDAYYKQQPQDQWSLRVAHFVSWLTFWWNTQKWFPAASVVANKPENIFSRQDYEIVSKLAGREMHVHHQVLHFLYLYSAKRGLYEYQINMHNQNFVSPQQAQVKQQGEFESIHRDLMVGFGSWKFTPLDFQNPFPNNEGSVHLWQGDEDKLVPIMLQRYIARKLSWIQYHELPGAGHLFPLAVGMSEAIRKALLLGQK; this is encoded by the exons ATGTTGATAAGAATTGGGGTGATTCTGTTAATTGGGCTTGTGGCATGGGCATATCAAGCCACCCGCCCTCCACCTCCCAGCATTTGTGGCTCCCCTGGTCGCCCACCTGTAACAGCACCTAGAATAAAGCTCAGGGATGGAAGGCATCAGGCCTACAAGGACCATGGAGTGTCTAAAGAAGCTGCTAACTATAACATTATCTTTATTCACGGCTTCGGCTCTTGTAGACATGATCCAGTGATTACAACAAACCTCCCTCAA GAAATTGTTGAAGAACTAGGACTCTACATTGTGTCGTTTGACAGACCGGGTTATGGAGAAAGTGATCCAGATCCAAAACGATCGGCGAAAAGTTTGGCTTTAGATGTAGAAGAGCTTGCTGATCAATTCGGACTTGGATCCAAATTTTATGTAATCGGGTTTTCAATGGGCGGTCAGGTGGTTTGGGGCTGCCTCAAGTATATTCCTCATAG GTTAGCAGGAGCAACATTAATAGCTCCGGTTGTCAACTACTGGTGGAAAGGATTTCCTGCCAACTTGTCTTCAGACGCCTACTACAAACAACAACCTCAAGACCAGTGGAGCCTACGTGTTGCTCACTTTGTATCATGGCTAACCTTCTGGTGGAACACTCAGAAGTGGTTTCCTGCAGCCAGTGTTGTAGCCAATAAGCCTGAAAATATCTTCTCTCGCCAAGATTATGAAATAGTTTCCAAGCTTGCTGGGAGAGAGATGCACGTGCACCACCAGgtacttcattttctttacttATACTCTGCTAAAAGGGGTCTCTATGAGTATCAGATCAACATGCATAACCAGAATTTCGTTTCCCCCCAGCAGGCACAGGTGAAGCAGCAAGGAGAGTTTGAGTCCATCCATCGTGACTTGATGGTTGGATTTGGGAGTTGGAAATTCACTCCGCTGGATTTTCAGAACCCTTTTCCAAATAATGAAGGTTCAGTTCATCTATGGCAAGGCGATGAAGATAAGCTTGTGCCAATTATGCTGCAACGCTATATAGCCAGAAAACTTTCATGGATTCAATACCATGAGTTACCAGGTGCTGGACACTTGTTTCCACTCGCTGTTGGGATGAGCGAAGCTATTAGAAAGGCACTTTTACTTGGGCAGAAGTAG